The following coding sequences lie in one Loxodonta africana isolate mLoxAfr1 chromosome X, mLoxAfr1.hap2, whole genome shotgun sequence genomic window:
- the HMGB3 gene encoding high mobility group protein B3 has translation MAKGDPKKPKGKMSAYAFFVQTCREEHKKKNPEVPVNFAEFSKKCSERWKTMSGKEKSKFDEMAKADKVRYDREMKDYGPAKGGKKKKDPNAPKRPPSGFFLFCSEFRPKIKSTNPGISIGDVAKKLGEMWNNLSDNEKQPYNNKAAKLKEKYEKDVADYKSKGKFDGAKGPAKVARKKVEEEDEEDEEEEEEEEEEEDE, from the exons ATGGCTAAAGGTGACCCCAAGAAACCAAAGGGCAAGATGTCTGCTTATGCCTTCTTTGTGCAGACATGCAGAGAGGAACATAAGAAGAAAAACCCAGAGGTCCCTGTCAATTTCGCTGAATTTTCCAAGAAGTGCTCTGAGAGGTGGaag ACAATGTCTGGGAAAGAGAAATCCAAATTTGATGAGATGGCAAAGGCGGACAAAGTACGCTATGATCGGGAAATGAAGGATTATGGGCCAGCCAAAGGGGGCAAGAAGAAGAAGGACCCAAATGCCCCCAAACGACCCCC GTCTGGATTCTTCCTGTTCTGTTCAGAATTCCGCCCCAAGATCAAATCTACAAACCCTGGCATCTCTATTGGTGACGTGGCCAAAAAGCTGGGTGAGATGTGGAATAACTTGAGTGACAATGAGAAGCAGCCTTACAACAACAAGGCAGCGAAACTGAAGGAGAAGTATGAGAAG GATGTTGCCGACTATAAGTCTAAAGGGAAGTTTGATGGTGCGAAGGGTCCTGCTAAAGTTGCCCGGAAAAAGGTGGAAGAGGAAGACGAAGAAGacgaggaggaagaagaggaggaggaggaggaggaggatgaatAA